One Helicobacter cetorum MIT 00-7128 DNA window includes the following coding sequences:
- a CDS encoding Mur ligase family protein, whose amino-acid sequence MKNKRLEDFLRLKGKEYQEFNPNRFIQIYKAFKSAFFETKAKVVHIVGTNGKGSTGRFLTLLLLQQHFRVLHFTSPHIFEFRERFYLNGSIIDKKTLENAHQKLQEHAFSNACSYFEYATLLAIMLAKDCDCLILEAGLGGEFDSTNALKKTLSIFTPIDYDHKEFLGDSLESIAKTKLNAMSSLNVMAPQLKLVLNVAQKIAKDKQAQLIFIKNEISKEVKSYVERYHLANFLAINLEVALKAFEILMQHNLDKQDILQHLKPLDLRGRSELLRPNILIDVGHNPHSAKALKEEIKRVFKSKITLIYNCYKDKDAFKVLEILKPFIKKVLILELFEERVIELEKLKEILKSLELEYDLYESSHLETSQNYLVYGSFAVVRGFCESLNAKGKACYKIS is encoded by the coding sequence ATGAAAAATAAGCGTTTGGAGGATTTTTTAAGGCTAAAGGGTAAAGAATATCAAGAGTTTAACCCCAATCGTTTCATTCAAATTTACAAAGCATTTAAAAGTGCTTTTTTTGAGACTAAAGCGAAAGTAGTTCATATTGTAGGCACTAATGGTAAGGGTAGCACAGGGAGATTTCTCACTCTTTTATTATTGCAACAACATTTTAGGGTGTTGCATTTCACATCGCCCCATATTTTTGAATTTAGAGAACGCTTTTATTTGAATGGCTCTATTATTGATAAAAAGACCTTAGAAAACGCCCATCAAAAATTACAAGAACACGCTTTTAGTAACGCTTGCTCGTATTTTGAATACGCTACCTTGCTCGCCATAATGTTAGCCAAAGATTGTGATTGTTTGATTTTAGAAGCAGGACTTGGGGGGGAATTTGATAGCACGAACGCTCTAAAAAAAACTCTGAGTATTTTTACACCTATTGATTATGACCATAAGGAATTTTTAGGGGATAGTTTAGAGAGTATTGCAAAGACTAAGCTAAATGCTATGAGTAGCCTTAATGTTATGGCTCCACAACTTAAGCTTGTTTTAAATGTGGCTCAAAAGATAGCTAAAGATAAGCAAGCACAATTGATTTTTATTAAAAATGAAATTTCAAAAGAAGTAAAATCCTATGTTGAACGCTATCATTTAGCCAATTTTTTAGCTATTAATTTAGAAGTGGCTTTGAAAGCGTTTGAAATTTTAATGCAGCATAACTTAGACAAGCAAGACATTTTGCAACATTTAAAGCCCTTAGATTTAAGGGGGCGCTCAGAGCTTCTAAGACCTAATATTTTAATTGATGTGGGGCATAACCCCCATAGTGCGAAAGCCTTAAAAGAAGAAATCAAGCGTGTTTTTAAGTCAAAAATCACTTTGATTTATAATTGCTACAAGGATAAAGACGCCTTTAAGGTGTTAGAGATTTTAAAGCCCTTCATTAAAAAGGTTTTAATTTTGGAGTTATTTGAAGAAAGGGTCATAGAATTAGAAAAACTCAAAGAAATTTTAAAAAGCCTTGAGTTAGAATATGATTTGTATGAGTCAAGCCATTTAGAGACAAGCCAAAATTACTTAGTTTATGGCTCATTTGCTGTAGTGCGTGGTTTTTGTGAAAGCTTGAATGCGAAAGGAAAAGCATGTTACAAGATAAGCTAA
- the lptE gene encoding LPS assembly lipoprotein LptE: protein MIFRALALFILLLLLKGCGYKPIATYAQNALGDSVYVKLIVNLPNPENSVEFKDLTNRLIIQRFQNRLASEKDADSIITIEITRVIDTSIAQNKEGFTTFYRATVDVNYTYDNKRGVVKTFQDSGYYNYAVNLQDPLATYNNRYYAINQAVEQTLTKFVAQIAYEGKFNHEK from the coding sequence ATGATTTTTAGAGCTTTAGCGCTTTTTATTCTGTTGTTACTTTTGAAGGGTTGTGGGTATAAGCCTATTGCAACTTACGCTCAAAATGCTTTGGGCGATAGCGTGTATGTGAAACTCATTGTCAATTTGCCTAACCCCGAAAACTCTGTAGAGTTTAAAGATTTAACCAATCGCTTAATCATACAACGCTTTCAAAACCGCCTAGCAAGTGAAAAAGATGCAGATTCTATTATTACGATAGAAATTACTAGAGTGATTGATACAAGTATCGCGCAAAATAAAGAGGGATTTACAACTTTCTATCGTGCTACTGTAGATGTAAATTACACTTATGATAATAAAAGAGGGGTAGTAAAGACCTTTCAAGATAGTGGGTATTATAATTATGCGGTGAATTTGCAAGACCCCCTAGCCACTTATAATAACCGCTATTATGCTATCAATCAAGCAGTGGAGCAGACTTTAACCAAATTTGTAGCCCAAATTGCTTATGAGGGGAAGTTTAATCATGAAAAATAA
- the leuS gene encoding leucine--tRNA ligase, translated as MDFVSIEKKWQEFWQQNESFEPKDNFNLPKKYILSMLPYPSGEIHMGHVRNYTIGDALARYYRLHHYNVLHPMGFDSFGMPAENAAIKHGIHPKTWTYQNIENMQKEFEALGFSFAKSRELATSDSDYTKFEQQFFIDLWEKGLIYRKKAMLNWCPNDKTVLANEQVVDGKCWRCDSEVIQKELNQYYLKITHYADELLKDLESLENHWPSQVLLMQKNWIGKSSGLQFSFKIADECLKACNKIKEIEVFTTRADTIYGVTYIAIAPEHPLVEHAIKQIDEETLKTIKAILNTSQRERALEKKGAFLGIYTIHPLTKEKIPVWVANFALANYGSGALMGVPACDERDFEFANLYNIPIKVITQNSQNLPRTEEEILKDSGKWSNLSSSVAREEIMAYFEKENLGKRVTSYRLQDWGVSRQRYWGAPIPMIHCKSCGIVPETRLPVTLPEDIVIDGEGNPLEKHATWKFVQCPKCQKDALRETDTMDTFIQSSWYFLRYTTPKDKRENQAFDKDYLKYFMQVDTYIGGIEHAILHLLYARFFTKALRDLGYVDFNEPFKQLVTQGMVLKDGAKMSKSKGNVVSPKEILKKYGADAARLFILFAAPPAKELEWNDNALEGSYRFIKRLFDKASTIKPTTSKPEFKEISLNENEKLARKKVYEALKKSLELFNKEESTYAFNTLIASCMEALNALNAQTNEQVLSEGYFVLLQVLEPMIPHVAWELSEQLFKRENFKPIEIDESALIEDTITLALTINGKRRAELKVNINASKEEIIDLAKKELEKYLEGASIKKEIYVPNKLVNFVIA; from the coding sequence ATGGATTTTGTAAGTATAGAAAAGAAATGGCAAGAATTTTGGCAACAAAATGAGAGCTTTGAACCTAAGGACAATTTTAATCTTCCCAAAAAATACATTTTAAGCATGTTGCCTTACCCTAGTGGAGAAATCCATATGGGGCATGTGCGTAATTACACCATTGGTGATGCTCTAGCACGATATTATCGTTTGCATCATTACAATGTGTTACACCCTATGGGGTTTGATTCTTTTGGAATGCCTGCTGAAAATGCCGCCATTAAGCATGGTATTCATCCTAAAACTTGGACTTATCAAAATATTGAGAACATGCAAAAAGAGTTTGAAGCTCTAGGCTTTTCTTTTGCTAAAAGTAGGGAGTTGGCTACTTCAGATTCTGACTACACCAAATTTGAGCAACAATTTTTCATTGATTTATGGGAAAAAGGACTCATTTACCGCAAGAAAGCCATGCTCAATTGGTGTCCTAACGATAAAACCGTTTTAGCCAACGAGCAAGTTGTAGATGGGAAATGCTGGCGTTGTGATAGCGAAGTTATTCAAAAAGAACTCAATCAATATTATTTGAAAATCACGCATTATGCAGATGAATTGTTAAAAGATTTAGAGAGTTTAGAAAATCATTGGCCTTCTCAAGTCTTGCTTATGCAAAAAAATTGGATAGGAAAATCTAGCGGATTACAATTTAGCTTTAAAATCGCTGATGAGTGTTTGAAGGCTTGTAATAAAATTAAAGAAATTGAAGTCTTTACCACAAGAGCAGACACTATTTATGGAGTTACTTATATAGCTATAGCTCCAGAACACCCCTTAGTAGAGCATGCCATTAAACAAATTGATGAAGAGACTTTAAAGACCATAAAAGCGATTTTAAATACGAGTCAAAGAGAAAGAGCTTTAGAGAAAAAAGGGGCGTTTTTAGGCATTTATACAATCCATCCTTTAACAAAAGAGAAAATTCCTGTTTGGGTGGCTAATTTTGCCCTAGCCAATTATGGCTCTGGAGCGTTAATGGGCGTGCCAGCATGCGATGAAAGAGATTTTGAGTTTGCTAATCTCTATAACATTCCTATTAAAGTCATTACTCAAAACTCTCAAAATTTACCTCGCACTGAAGAAGAAATTTTAAAAGATAGTGGGAAATGGAGTAATCTTTCTAGTTCGGTGGCTAGAGAAGAAATTATGGCTTATTTTGAAAAAGAAAATCTAGGCAAAAGAGTTACAAGCTACCGCTTACAAGATTGGGGAGTGAGCCGTCAAAGGTATTGGGGAGCACCCATTCCTATGATTCATTGCAAGAGTTGTGGGATTGTGCCTGAAACTCGTTTGCCTGTAACTTTACCTGAAGATATTGTTATTGATGGCGAAGGTAATCCTTTAGAAAAACATGCTACTTGGAAATTTGTTCAATGCCCTAAGTGTCAAAAAGACGCTCTAAGAGAAACAGATACTATGGATACTTTCATTCAATCTAGCTGGTATTTTTTACGCTATACAACCCCAAAAGATAAGCGTGAAAATCAAGCGTTTGATAAAGACTATTTGAAGTATTTTATGCAAGTAGATACTTATATCGGTGGCATTGAACATGCGATTTTACACTTGCTATACGCTCGCTTTTTTACTAAGGCTTTAAGAGATTTAGGTTATGTAGATTTTAATGAGCCGTTTAAACAGCTTGTTACGCAAGGTATGGTGTTAAAAGATGGGGCTAAGATGAGTAAGTCTAAGGGTAATGTAGTTAGCCCTAAAGAAATCCTTAAAAAATATGGTGCCGATGCGGCTAGACTTTTTATTCTTTTTGCTGCCCCACCGGCTAAAGAGTTAGAATGGAATGATAACGCACTAGAAGGGTCATACCGCTTTATCAAGCGTTTGTTTGATAAAGCAAGCACTATTAAGCCTACAACTTCTAAGCCTGAGTTTAAAGAAATTAGCTTGAATGAGAATGAAAAACTAGCTCGTAAAAAGGTCTATGAAGCCTTGAAAAAATCGCTTGAATTGTTTAATAAAGAAGAAAGCACTTATGCGTTCAATACTTTGATTGCAAGTTGTATGGAGGCTTTAAATGCCCTAAATGCACAAACTAATGAGCAAGTTTTAAGTGAAGGGTATTTTGTATTATTGCAAGTTTTAGAACCTATGATTCCGCATGTGGCTTGGGAATTAAGCGAGCAACTTTTCAAGCGAGAGAATTTTAAGCCCATTGAGATAGATGAGAGTGCCTTAATAGAAGATACGATAACTTTAGCATTAACTATCAATGGCAAAAGGCGTGCAGAATTGAAAGTAAATATTAATGCTAGTAAAGAAGAAATAATTGATTTAGCCAAAAAAGAATTAGAGAAGTATTTAGAGGGGGCTAGTATTAAAAAAGAAATTTATGTGCCTAATAAATTAGTTAATTTTGTCATCGCATGA
- a CDS encoding DUF6394 family protein produces the protein MDWGRVIHVFFSLVSLTTIAGFLYEPNIVVLFSALALNLISTTLKIGVCKRFASELLASSLAAIMHIVPAFIFMQILNNLALTYVLMIGALISNAFCLIFLIVESIVTSDTD, from the coding sequence ATGGATTGGGGTCGGGTTATTCATGTATTCTTTAGTCTTGTAAGTTTGACGACCATTGCAGGGTTTTTATATGAGCCAAATATTGTGGTGCTTTTTAGCGCATTGGCATTGAATTTGATTTCTACTACGCTTAAGATTGGGGTATGCAAGCGTTTTGCCTCTGAATTATTAGCTAGTTCTTTAGCCGCCATTATGCATATTGTGCCAGCATTTATTTTTATGCAGATTTTAAATAACCTCGCATTAACTTATGTGTTGATGATAGGCGCTTTGATTAGCAACGCATTTTGTTTGATATTTTTGATTGTAGAAAGCATTGTAACAAGCGATACGGATTAG